In the Ignavibacteriales bacterium genome, TATGAATCATGAATTACTTCCGGAAGTAAATAAAATACTAACTGAAGTTGACAAACTTTCTAATAATCGCCTCTACTTTCGAGATGATTTAGAAATATTGATTAAGATTGCACATCAAAGTAGTAAGTTCGAATTGTTAGAAGAAATATCCTTCCACGCAAAATTCTCAAATGGGTTGTTAAAAGTAATTCAAAGAAAAGATCCGGTGATAGAAGAAACATTTTTGCTCAAAGCATCAATCGAGTATAAAGATAGTCTTCAAAAAGTAGTAAAGTTATTGGAAGATTTATTAAAAGAGGGGAATGATTTTATAAGAACGATCTTTAAGGAAAAATATTTAGAATTAAATCAGCAATATTTATATAACCTTAATAACCTCTGTTCGGATCTAAGTTATCTAAAATTATATTTTAATGATTTGAAGGATGGGCAATTACTAACAATAAAAAAAGGACTTGAAGATTAACTGCAAGTCCTTTTAAGTAATAACTAAAAAAAATTATTTTACTTTTCTCAATGTTTCAGAATACTTTTCTGCAACATCTTGAACCGATCTGCTGGAAATAAGATTATATATTTTATTCCTTAATTCAGCCCATTCTTCATGAAGAGGACATGGGAATTCATCAGAACATTCTTTTAGACCGGTTACACATTTTAAGTTTATAACAGGTCCTTCTACTCTCTCAACAATTTCCAGGATAGAACTTTTTTTAGCAAGTTCGGTAATCTTAAATCCTCCGCCTCTTCCTTTAAATGAATCTACATAACCGTATTTAGCCATTCTTTGCAAAATTTTTGCGAGATAATGAGCCGGAATATCTTCACTTTTTGCTATTTCTGAAGACATGATCAAGCTATCTTTGGTTTGACGAGCCAAGAACAAAATTGCTCTTATTGCGTACTCTCCCGTTTTAGTATAGATCATTTATTTCCTCTTTAGTTAAATATTAATATGTATATGAGATTTAAGGGAGCCTCTTATCTTATAATTAAATTAAGTAAAAGAGTTCTCTTTGTCAATGATTAGGATTTATCTTGAGGAAAATCTAAATATTCGTATAAAATAAGTTGTCAGTGATCCTTAAAATTAAATTCGGATTGTAGTTCTCATTTAACTCAGATGAAATCTCATTTATTCTAGATGCTTTAATTGAACATTGCATTATGGGGGATGATTCAAACAAATTTTTATTTACAACTAATTCAAATTTTG is a window encoding:
- a CDS encoding Rrf2 family transcriptional regulator — encoded protein: MIYTKTGEYAIRAILFLARQTKDSLIMSSEIAKSEDIPAHYLAKILQRMAKYGYVDSFKGRGGGFKITELAKKSSILEIVERVEGPVINLKCVTGLKECSDEFPCPLHEEWAELRNKIYNLISSRSVQDVAEKYSETLRKVK